One window of the Falco biarmicus isolate bFalBia1 chromosome 2, bFalBia1.pri, whole genome shotgun sequence genome contains the following:
- the PDX1 gene encoding pancreas/duodenum homeobox protein 1, with product MNTDEQYYASAQLYKESCAFQRAQAQDYNPSPPACLYMGRQQQAPYPSALGALEQGSPPDISPYEVPPITEDAGVSHLHHHHHHHPHLPPPHQDTLPFADGADTGAIEEPRAQVPFAWMKSTKSHAWKGQWTGGSYVVEPEENKRTRTAYTRAQLLELEKEFLFNKYISRPRRVELAVMLNLTERHIKIWFQNRRMKWKKEEDKKRGAGNSNVPEQDCVVSSGELQGKEDLQPCPPGNLPSGASRDLLAPSLAPRRQQDSR from the exons ATGAACACCGACGAGCAGTATTACGCCTCGGCGCAGCTCTACAAGGAGTCGTGTGCGTTTCAGAGAGCCCAGGCGCAGGATTAcaaccccagcccccccgcctGCCTGTacatgggcaggcagcagcaggctcctTACCCCAGCGCCTTAGGGGCTCTCGAGCAAGGCAGCCCGCCAGACATTTCACCTTACGAGGTGCCCCCCATCACGGAGGATGCCGGGGTCTCCCACCTTcatcaccatcaccaccaccaccctcatcttcctcctccccaccaagACACGCTGCCTTTCGCAGACGGGGCGGACACGGGGGCGATAGAGGAGCCCCGAGCGCAGGTGCCTTTCGCCTGGATGAAGTCCACCAAATCGCACGCCTGGAAGGGACAGTGGACCG gGGGGTCCTACGTGGTGGAGCCCGAGGAGAACAAGCGGACGAGGACAGCGTACACCCGGGcgcagctgctggagctggaaaaGGAGTTTCTCTTTAACAAGTACATCTCCAGGCCGCGGCGGGTGGAGCTGGCTGTCATGTTGAACTTGACCGAGAGGCACATCAAGATCTGGTTCCAGAACCGGCGGATGaaatggaagaaggaagaagacaaaaagCGAGGGGCGGGCAACAGCAATGTCCCCGAGCAAGACTGTGTGGTGTCCTCCGGGGAGCTCCAGGGCAAGGAGGATCTGCAGCCATGCCCGCCTGGGAACCTGCCCTCGGGGGCTTCCAGGGACCTGCTCGCCCCCAGCCTCGCCCCCAGAAGGCAGCAGGACTCTCGGTGA